One part of the Clostridium thermosuccinogenes genome encodes these proteins:
- the lgt gene encoding prolipoprotein diacylglyceryl transferase, with the protein MIEFPKLGLRFEIDRVAFVIFEQEIYWYGILIAAAFMTAILLALRECSKFGIEQDTIIDLVLFIVPSAIVGARLYYVIFAWDEFKDNIWSVFNTRRGGLALYGGVIASLLVAYLFARWKKIKVWKLMDFGVVYIPIGQAIGRWGNFVNQEAFGTNTTLPWGMTGDEIREQLSYMKLDGMNVNPDLPVHPTFLYESLWNIGVFIFLHWYRNRKKADGEVIFLYLILYGLGRFWIEGLRTDSLMLGNIRISQLLSLIFVVVFSFLLYFRRKKASDINDDGAVAYSSEYGNILKKMKEEEEMEAARAEGAAQSSDGEGPAMMTESAAEGESSDTVQEDGGMEDNSEINDIEDQMTSINNSGSGDDKKTEV; encoded by the coding sequence ATGATAGAATTTCCAAAGCTTGGCCTGAGGTTCGAAATTGATAGAGTTGCTTTCGTAATATTTGAACAGGAAATTTACTGGTATGGGATTTTAATTGCGGCAGCGTTTATGACAGCTATTCTGCTCGCGTTGAGGGAGTGCAGCAAATTTGGGATTGAGCAGGATACTATAATAGACCTGGTGTTGTTCATAGTGCCTTCGGCAATAGTCGGAGCGAGACTGTATTATGTCATATTTGCATGGGACGAGTTTAAAGATAACATCTGGTCTGTTTTCAACACCCGCCGGGGAGGCCTGGCGCTGTACGGAGGAGTTATAGCTTCGCTTCTGGTGGCATATCTCTTTGCCCGGTGGAAGAAGATAAAAGTATGGAAGCTGATGGATTTCGGCGTGGTCTATATACCAATTGGACAGGCAATAGGGCGCTGGGGAAACTTTGTCAACCAGGAGGCATTCGGTACCAATACCACGCTCCCCTGGGGCATGACCGGAGATGAAATCAGAGAACAGCTTTCGTATATGAAGCTGGACGGAATGAATGTAAACCCGGATTTGCCGGTACATCCTACATTTTTGTATGAGTCCTTGTGGAATATAGGAGTGTTTATATTCCTGCACTGGTACAGAAATAGGAAAAAAGCGGACGGTGAGGTTATATTCCTCTATTTGATACTATACGGCCTTGGGAGGTTCTGGATAGAAGGCTTGCGTACCGATAGCCTTATGTTGGGAAATATCAGGATATCTCAACTTCTATCCCTGATATTCGTAGTTGTATTCAGCTTCCTGCTTTACTTTAGAAGAAAAAAAGCTTCTGACATCAATGATGACGGTGCAGTTGCGTATTCCAGCGAATACGGGAATATTCTTAAGAAAATGAAGGAAGAAGAAGAGATGGAAGCTGCTAGAGCTGAAGGAGCAGCACAATCATCCGACGGGGAGGGACCGGCCATGATGACGGAATCCGCCGCGGAGGGAGAGTCTTCGGATACTGTGCAGGAAGATGGTGGCATGGAGGATAATTCCGAGATTAATGATATCGAAGACCAAATGACCAGCATAAATAATTCCGGCAGTGGAGATGATAAGAAAACAGAGGTATAG
- a CDS encoding aspartyl-phosphate phosphatase Spo0E family protein, giving the protein MIRKQRYRNFLQKIIMVVVQNMIKSEIEALKRELNCRINEGADFNDVYELSVKLDKLILQYYKERGINRQLI; this is encoded by the coding sequence ATGATAAGAAAACAGAGGTATAGAAACTTTTTACAAAAGATAATAATGGTGGTGGTACAGAATATGATCAAATCTGAGATTGAGGCACTGAAACGTGAGTTGAACTGCAGAATCAACGAGGGGGCAGATTTCAACGACGTGTATGAGCTCAGTGTGAAGCTGGACAAATTGATCCTGCAATACTATAAGGAGCGTGGCATCAACAGGCAGCTAATCTGA
- the rodA gene encoding rod shape-determining protein RodA, which produces MYFVEKTKGMNIFKQYDYLLFITVLLLSAMGLVILRSATLTMNGGDKMVIKQALFIVVGVVAAVIISIIDYKDLKVLGIPLYILSVALLVYTYFRGVGKETWGSNSWIDIGGFFSFQPSEIAKISVIIMASIFLERIKEGQDVGKNIAKLIFYFSVPVGLVVIQPDYGTTIVFMFIIFVMIFVCGFPYKYILGAIVALIPTSLFTWFFLLNDNRRERILVFLDPSRDPQGAGWQVRYAIRAVGSGQIFGKGLFKGVLNRRNMVPVKESDSIFAVVGEELGFVGSMILLILIFIILMRCIYIAKNSRDLFGSFLTIGIMGMLGFHFIQNIGMNIGLLPLTGIPLPFVSQGGSAMLTNFAAVGILLSVSMRRKKAIFNSSQ; this is translated from the coding sequence ATGTATTTTGTTGAAAAGACCAAGGGAATGAATATTTTCAAGCAGTATGATTACCTGCTGTTTATAACTGTTTTGCTGCTATCCGCCATGGGACTGGTTATACTGCGAAGTGCCACCCTTACGATGAACGGTGGGGACAAAATGGTGATTAAGCAAGCTTTGTTCATAGTTGTCGGAGTGGTAGCAGCGGTAATAATCAGCATTATTGATTATAAGGATTTGAAGGTATTGGGAATACCCCTTTATATATTAAGTGTGGCACTGCTCGTTTATACGTATTTTAGAGGTGTAGGAAAGGAAACCTGGGGAAGCAACAGCTGGATAGATATAGGTGGTTTTTTCAGTTTCCAGCCTTCGGAGATAGCCAAAATAAGCGTAATTATTATGGCATCCATATTTCTGGAGAGGATCAAGGAAGGACAGGATGTCGGGAAGAACATAGCCAAGCTTATTTTCTATTTCTCAGTTCCGGTGGGCTTGGTAGTCATTCAGCCTGACTACGGAACAACAATAGTCTTCATGTTTATTATTTTTGTGATGATATTTGTGTGTGGGTTTCCATACAAATATATATTGGGTGCAATTGTCGCACTAATTCCCACAAGCCTGTTTACATGGTTTTTCCTGCTCAATGACAACCGGCGGGAAAGAATCCTTGTGTTTCTGGACCCCAGCAGAGATCCCCAGGGAGCAGGATGGCAGGTAAGATACGCCATCAGAGCTGTAGGATCGGGGCAGATCTTTGGCAAAGGCTTGTTCAAAGGCGTACTTAACCGCAGGAACATGGTTCCGGTTAAGGAATCCGACTCAATTTTTGCTGTTGTGGGGGAAGAGCTTGGTTTTGTAGGCTCAATGATCTTGCTGATACTTATATTTATTATCCTCATGCGGTGTATATATATTGCAAAGAATTCCCGGGATTTGTTTGGTTCGTTTTTAACCATAGGTATAATGGGAATGCTGGGATTCCACTTTATTCAGAATATCGGCATGAATATAGGACTTCTGCCTTTGACAGGCATACCTCTTCCTTTTGTTAGTCAGGGGGGAAGCGCCATGCTGACCAACTTTGCCGCAGTAGGCATTCTATTAAGCGTATCGATGCGAAGGAAAAAAGCTATATTCAACAGCTCACAATAA
- the mraZ gene encoding division/cell wall cluster transcriptional repressor MraZ — MFYGEYQHAVDPKGRVIIPSKFREGLGEKFIVTKGLDNCLFAYSTEEWSNLEAKLKALPFTDKDVRAFVRFFFAGACECELDKQGRILIPQNLREYAGLEKDVYIIGVSTRVEIWDKNKWESYSGDDNMSADKIAEKMAMLGI, encoded by the coding sequence TTGTTCTATGGTGAATACCAGCATGCGGTTGACCCTAAAGGACGGGTGATCATACCTTCAAAATTTAGGGAAGGCCTTGGTGAGAAGTTCATAGTGACCAAGGGCTTGGATAACTGTCTGTTTGCGTATTCCACCGAAGAATGGAGCAACTTGGAAGCCAAACTAAAAGCACTACCCTTCACGGATAAGGATGTAAGAGCCTTCGTCAGATTTTTCTTTGCCGGAGCCTGCGAGTGTGAGCTGGACAAGCAGGGAAGAATTCTGATACCACAAAATTTGCGGGAATATGCCGGTTTGGAAAAGGATGTTTATATCATAGGCGTTTCGACAAGAGTGGAGATTTGGGATAAGAATAAATGGGAAAGCTATAGTGGGGATGATAATATGAGCGCCGACAAAATAGCGGAGAAGATGGCTATGCTGGGAATATGA
- the rsmH gene encoding 16S rRNA (cytosine(1402)-N(4))-methyltransferase RsmH produces MEFNHKPVLLEECIENLNIKQDGIYIDGTLGGAGHSSEIYKRLGKDGVLIGIDQDSYAIEASRERLSSIGGQARIILENTNFKNIKEVCRKHNIEYVDGILFDLGVSSYQLDEGERGFSYQKDAPLDMRMDRRQALDAGTVVNEYDEDAIKRIIRDYGEERWAARIASFIVKARKEKRIETTGELVDIIKAAIPSSARREGPHPAKRTFQAIRIEVNNELGILRQAIDDAISLLRPEGRLCIITFHSLEDRIVKEEFQRKVKPCTCPPSFPVCVCGKVPEAELVFRKPILPSIRELEDNPRARSAKLRVIKKINNPKQ; encoded by the coding sequence ATGGAATTTAATCACAAACCGGTTTTACTGGAAGAATGTATTGAAAATCTGAATATCAAACAGGATGGAATTTATATAGATGGTACTCTGGGTGGCGCAGGCCATTCCAGTGAAATTTATAAAAGGTTAGGCAAGGATGGCGTATTGATAGGCATAGATCAGGACTCATACGCCATAGAAGCTTCAAGGGAAAGACTGAGCAGCATTGGCGGACAAGCAAGGATAATCCTTGAAAATACCAACTTTAAGAACATTAAGGAAGTCTGCCGGAAACACAATATCGAATATGTTGATGGTATACTCTTTGATTTGGGTGTTTCATCCTACCAGTTGGACGAAGGAGAAAGAGGATTCAGCTACCAGAAGGATGCTCCTTTGGATATGAGGATGGACCGTCGCCAGGCTCTGGATGCCGGAACTGTTGTAAACGAATATGATGAGGACGCCATAAAGAGAATAATCCGGGATTACGGAGAAGAACGCTGGGCTGCAAGGATAGCTTCGTTTATAGTAAAGGCCAGGAAGGAAAAGAGGATAGAAACCACCGGGGAACTGGTGGACATAATTAAAGCAGCCATTCCGAGCTCTGCTCGAAGGGAAGGCCCACATCCGGCAAAGAGAACTTTCCAGGCGATAAGAATTGAGGTAAACAACGAGCTGGGAATTTTAAGGCAGGCAATCGACGACGCCATATCATTGCTGAGGCCGGAAGGAAGGCTATGTATAATAACCTTTCATTCCCTGGAAGACAGGATTGTAAAGGAAGAGTTTCAAAGAAAAGTGAAGCCATGCACCTGCCCTCCGAGTTTTCCGGTATGTGTGTGTGGCAAAGTTCCTGAGGCGGAGTTGGTTTTCAGAAAGCCGATATTGCCGTCCATCAGGGAATTGGAAGATAATCCAAGGGCAAGAAGTGCAAAGCTTAGGGTCATAAAAAAGATCAATAATCCAAAACAGTAG